Proteins encoded together in one Coffea arabica cultivar ET-39 chromosome 2c, Coffea Arabica ET-39 HiFi, whole genome shotgun sequence window:
- the LOC113726032 gene encoding VQ motif-containing protein 4: MENSTRGLQENQNPCLLPSPKSYSTNSSSSSTSSNGLHHHHHHGQLPPPPTPPPQVPVPITRSEPNNPYPTTFVQADTSSFKQVVQMLTGSSETAKLASGSSRPEPGSAPVKNHAIPPIKTGPKKEKSASRLYERRNSLKNFKLSPLAPGLVSRPQFSSNSPRPVTPEILSPSLLDITSLVLSPVTPLIPDPFNRSPHSGSSTNSNLDVEAEDKAIAQKGFYFHPSPSNTPRDSEPRLLPLFPVTSPRVSGSSSSDS, from the coding sequence ATGGAGAACTCAACAAGAGGGCTTCAAGAAAACCAGAACCCATGTTTGCTTCCGTCCCCGAAGAGCTATAGCACCAATAGTTCCAGCAGCAGCACCAGCAGCAATGGACTTCACCACCATCACCACCACGGCCAGCTCCCTCCGCCACCCACCCCACCACCTCAGGTTCCCGTGCCCATCACCAGATCCGAACCAAACAACCCGTACCCGACTACCTTCGTCCAAGCTGATACCTCCTCCTTCAAACAAGTCGTCCAAATGCTCACCGGATCTTCCGAGACGGCCAAATTGGCATCCGGATCTTCCCGACCCGAACCCGGATCAGCCCCCGTGAAGAACCACGCCATCCCGCCCATCAAGACCGGGCCCAAGAAGGAGAAGTCAGCCTCCCGGCTGTATGAACGGAGGAACAGTCTGAAGAACTTCAAGCTCAGCCCTCTGGCACCGGGATTGGTGAGCAGGCCCCAATTTTCCTCCAATTCGCCCCGACCCGTCACACCGGAGATCTTGTCGCCGAGTCTGCTTGATATTACTTCTCTAGTGCTCAGCCCGGTTACACCGCTGATACCCGACCCGTTCAACAGATCTCCTCATAGTGGGTCGAGTACTAATAGTAATTTGGACGTCGAGGCTGAGGACAAAGCTATAGCTCAAAAGGGATTTTATTTCCACCCATCACCCTCAAATACTCCTAGGGATTCGGAGCCCCGACTATTACCCCTATTTCCGGTGACTTCACCGAGAGTCTCAGGTTCTTCAAGTTCTGAttcttaa
- the LOC113726031 gene encoding uncharacterized protein, producing the protein MASFSAKIPVLMQLSMLLLISSSVFADQHEHSKWPAHPPAEAPEHHKGHHHHHHHHPPTYPPAKPPVHPPVKPPVHPPVKPPVHPPVYPPVEPPVHPPVKPPVHPPVKPPVHPPVYPPVKPPVHPPVKPPVHPPVKPPVHPPVKPPVHPPVYPPVKPPVHPPVKPPVHPPVKPPVHPPVKPPVHPPVYPPVKPPVHPPVKPPVHPPVKPPVHPPVYPPVKPPVHPPVKPPVHPPVKPPVHPPVKPPVHPPVKPPVHPPVYPPVKPPVHPPVKPPVHPPVKPPVHPPVKPPVHPPVKPPVKPPVYPPVKPPVHPPVRKLVAVQGVVYCKTCSYAGFNPKAAVPLQGAVVRVRCHNTRFKPVVAEGKTDKNGYFLIVPEMVTSVAASTCKAYLVKSPSMKCSAPTNLNYGSTGAGLMPNPAHKPNPLAPKYALYNVGPFAFGPAKLTPCHR; encoded by the exons ATGGCTTCTTTCTCAGCCAAAATCCCTGTTCTCATGCAGCTCTCAATGCTTCTGCTCATAAGCTCATCAGTTTTTGCTGACCAGCATGAACATTCCAAATGGCCAGCACATCCACCAGCTGAAGCCCCTGAACACCACAAgggtcaccaccaccaccaccaccaccaccccccaACCTACCCTCCAGCGAAGCCTCCGGTTCATCCACCGGTTAAGCCTCCAGTGCACCCTCCCGTGAAGCCTCCGGTTCATCCACCAGTGTACCCTCCCGTGGAGCCTCCAGTTCATCCACCGGTTAAGCCTCCAGTGCACCCTCCCGTGAAGCCTCCGGTTCATCCACCAGTGTACCCTCCCGTGAAGCCTCCAGTTCATCCACCGGTTAAGCCTCCAGTACACCCACCGGTTAAGCCTCCAGTGCACCCTCCCGTGAAGCCTCCGGTTCATCCACCAGTGTACCCTCCCGTGAAGCCTCCAGTTCATCCACCGGTTAAGCCTCCAGTACACCCACCGGTTAAGCCTCCAGTGCACCCTCCCGTGAAGCCTCCGGTTCATCCACCAGTGTACCCTCCCGTGAAGCCTCCAGTTCATCCACCGGTTAAGCCTCCAGTGCACCCTCCCGTGAAGCCTCCAGTACACCCACCAGTGTACCCTCCCGTGAAGCCTCCAGTTCATCCACCGGTTAAGCCTCCAGTGCACCCTCCCGTGAAGCCTCCAGTACACCCACCGGTTAAGCCTCCAGTGCACCCTCCCGTGAAGCCTCCGGTTCATCCACCAGTATACCCTCCCGTGAAGCCTCCAGTTCATCCACCGGTTAAGCCTCCAGTGCACCCTCCCGTGAAGCCTCCAGTACACCCACCGGTTAAGCCTCCAGTGCACCCTCCTGTGAAGCCTCCAGTTAAGCCTCCAGTGTACCCTCCCGTGAAGCCTCCAGTCCACCCTCCGGTAAGGAAGCTTGTGGCGGTACAAGGAGTTGTTTATTGCAAGACCTGCAGTTATGCTGGTTTTAATCCCAAGGCAGCTGTGCCTCTCCAGG GTGCTGTGGTGAGAGTTAGATGTCATAATACCCGGTTTAAGCCTGTGGTGGCAGAAGGCAAGACAGACAAGAATGGTTACTTCTTGATCGTGCCAGAGATGGTGACCAGCGTCGCTGCCAGCACTTGTAAGGCGTATCTAGTGAAATCGCCCTCCATGAAGTGCAGCGCTCCGACAAATCTCAATTATGGATCGACGGGAGCAGGCTTAATGCCAAATCCAGCTCACAAGCCCAATCCTTTGGCACCAAAATATGCCCTGTACAATGTTGGACCTTTTGCCTTTGGACCAGCAAAGCTGACCCCATGCCATCGTTGA